The Mustelus asterias chromosome 30, sMusAst1.hap1.1, whole genome shotgun sequence DNA segment tgctacgattcctgtggtgggcgggatgggagaattctcccctacacaacctttcctcaaaagacaacaccttcatcttaggaatgggcctggtgaactttctctgaactttccaatgaaagcatgtcattccataagtagggagaccagaaccgtacacagtattccagctgctatctcagcaatgtcctgtgtaggtgcagcaagttccctttttcaaactccacccccttgcagtaaagtccaacactccatttgctGCCTTCTTTACTTGCTCTACCTTCATCCTATTTTttcacgattcatgtacaaggtcacccagattcctctctacggcagtattcttcagtttctgtacATTTATAAATTgtttgcttctctattcttcctgccaaagtggaaaagctcccactttcccgcactatactccatctgccatttttctgtccattcaggtaacttatctgtgtcccttacagattttttgtaataacctcacaacttgcttttttacctatctttgtatcatcaattctggcttcatccaagtcattgatcaaggtggctgtttttctctctctcagttgtgggtgatatttgtctctattctcctggaaactgaatgaatcttgttccaaactgggttcaatctcagacatttcagggagtcaggaatcattcacccctgaacctacactggtaaaaccccaggcagttcctcagtaaggatttttctggttcctcaccgtatattagtcaggatactgaaacccagcttttcttacagtccactcctggaggtcccactccctgagccgacaaaattcagcagtgtcagtgctgaagtttcaccgtggagtgattcccagagtaactgtcaatcatatcaccattgatgtccaggtttgtgcagttttagttatcctgatgtctaacacacacacatcaataaaacagggaattcctgcaaacaaactgcagcttcttctctatctggaaatccaatgtttgttgaataattgtcccagtggttaacaggctcctgtgaactcatccaactcgtattttaatactgactttaacaaatatattttaaataggtttattttaaatgagttaaaaccagcCGTAAAATGGTATATATAGTATAACAACCATGgtacttttcagactggaaactttaacctgctgtttcactttcatttaggagcagatcccagttttacaccaatctctgattcatgtatccagcattcaccgtcattctaaaagcagaagttgctgcaaaatctcaataagtctgacagaatctgtaaagacaggaacagttaatgtttccagttgaatgtgactcttcttcagtgtcaaaacattagctctgtttctctctccagagatgctgtcagacctgctgagtttttacagcacttcttgtttttatttacgagttcaggactcagacaagacaatccacaatacaaatcttacaactgggccagggtttattaacatcagcagaaacagacaccaatgaaaatggttgggacctcgatgagattaacagcaaaattcagtccttgcagtcactcgtgaacatgatggtgtttcagcaggtgaggtgactgagtgaatcccttcccacacacggagcaggtgaatggcctgtccccagtgtgaattcgctggtgctttatcaggttggatgattgactgaatcccttgccacaatcagagcaggtgaatggcctgtccccagtgtgaattcgctggtgctttaccaggttggatgaatcaataaatcccttcccacaactggagcaagtgaatggcctctctccagtgtgacttggctggtgttttagcaggttgaatgactgagtaaatcccttcccacactcggagcagataaatggcctctccctattatgaattctctggtgtttcaacaggtcggatgaatcagtgaatcccttcccacaatcagagcatcctccccattgaccaactgtgagaatgaacaaaatgcagtcctggatgtaactgagagcagaaacaataacagcagaatccaaccccctggaatcactcgtgaactcgttggtgtctcagcagctgggatgaaagactgaatcccttcccacactgagagcaggtgaatggcctctccccagtgtgaactcgctggtgtatccgcaggctggataatcgagtgaatcccttctcacactgagagcaggtgaacggcctctccccagtgtgaattcgctggtgtctcagcaggtgggatgactgagtgaatccctccccacactgagagcaggtgaatggcctctctccagtgtgaacttcatggtgtctctgcagctgggatgaccgagtgaattccttcccacactgagagcaggtgaatggcctctccccagtgtgaactcgctggtgtctctgcagctggtttgaccaagtgaatcccttcccacactgagagcaggtgaatggcctctccccagtgtgaacccgctggtgtatccgcaggctggatgaatcatagaatcccatcccacactgagagcaggtgaacggcctctccccagtgtgaactcgctggtgtctcagcaggctggatggattacagaatcccttctcacactgagagcaggtgaatggcctctccccagtgtgaacccgctggtgtatccgcaggctggatggatCACAgagtcccttcccacactgagagcaggtgaacggcctctccccagtgtgaactcgctggtgtgactgcaggatggataaccgagtgaatcccttcccacactgagagcaggtgaatggcctctccccagtgtgaactcgctggtgtttctgcagggtggataaccgagtgaatcccttcccacactgagagcaggtgaacggtctctccccagtgtgaacttgctggtgtgactgcaggatggataaccgagtgaatcccttcccacactgagagcaggtgaatggcctctccccaatgtggttgcgccgatgagcttccagctcatttgggtatctgtatctcttcgcacagtccgcacatttccatggtttctccatggtgcaggtgtccttgcctctcccttgggtggacaatcagttgaagccttgtccacacacagaacacgggtacagtctctccccgctgtgaatggtgtgatagttattcaggctgtgtaactggttaaagctctttagtcagtgcactggaagactctcactccagtgtggccgtgtgttggtgcttttccagtcacactgatgtttgaaatcttttcaaatcaacagactggacaaccatttctccttctagattcaaaggccgatgatattcagctcccatggaatatgactctgtcagatctgacgtgacgtttgagatttcggcctgtgattcctctttcaagatcctgtaaaacaagtttacaaaagtcatcagtatcagtacaggatagaaattcagaacagacaattctagtttctgtggaacattctttcctatttcagtcccaaaaagctgtaaatcgccatcccacacactctccctccattctcactctgctgtatctaatattcaccctcccaattctcctgaaggtgctgattgaggctgattgacagatccatgctcactgcttcctgtcctggacacagagaccataacaaataggagctgcagtcggccatttggcccatcgagccttttaaactattcaatgagataattcgttcatctacctcagcatcattctccccacactaaacccatatcccttgatatcctcaatatctagaaaccaatcaatcgctCTCTTGCaagtagttgatgactgaggtttcactgtcctcagggattgagaattccaaagctttaccacatccttgagtgaagaaatccccccacatcttagcttttgctccatcttcttgtctgttccccataacccttgacacccttgtcagtcaaagatctgtctaactggaatatattcaatgatcctcagcctccactggtccctgtagaagagaaatccaaaagactaacagccctctgagggaagagacgtctggaaatatatatatatacaggggGATCTTCATCAGTTGATCGGTTAAGGAAGTGAGccgatgattggcaaatggatttcagtacaaaTAATACAGAgcacagaggcacaacctcaggctaaagggacgatcctttaaaacagagataaggaggaatttcttcagccagagagtggggaatttgtggaactctttgccgcagaaggctgtggaggccaggtcattgactgtctttaagacagagatagataggttcttgattaataaggggatcaggggtgatggcaaaaaggcaggagaatggggatgagaaaaatatcagccatgattgaatggcggagcagactcgatgggccgagtggcctaattctgctcctatgtcttatggtcttaagtgtgagtgttgcattttggaaagtcaaaccagggtaggacttatacagtgaatggtaaggccctggggagtgttgaggaacagaggaacccaggAGTACAAGTATATCGTTCgttgaaagtgatgtcacaggtagacagagtggtgaagaaggcatttagcacactggccttcatcagtcagggcactgagtataggagttgggacattatgttatagttgtataagtcattggtgaggccgcacttggagtattgtgtacagtttttgtaaccctgttataggaaaaacattgataaactgtaaagagtgcaaagaagatttatgaggatgttgccgggactaatgggTCTGAATGATCatgagaggttggacaggctcggGTTTATTCCttcgaatgtaggagaatgtggggtgactatattgaggtgtattaaataatgaggggcatagataggatgaacccacattgtctttttgccagggtcggggaattgaaaactagaggacatagatttaatatgagaggggaaagattaaaagggacctgaggggcaacttcttcatgcagagggtgatgTGTACATGgattgagctgccagagaaagtggttgaatgttcaaacagcaggtttaaacatttaaaaagcatttggataagtacatatccctctaatcctttccaattcatgagccaaacacgggcatttgggactagctgggagggcaccatggttggcatggatcagttgggcctaagggcctgtttccgtgctgtattgctctgtgactctgtgcgctggctgcatcagcatctactgcccataactcattgcccttgaactgagtggcttgcattgctgggggatgtggtagatttccttctataaaggacattattaaatcagatggatttttacaattgtcatcaatggacttccaattctagatttttactgaattcaaatttcaacatctgccactgtgggattcgaacccagggttcacagtgcattgccctggatccctgtattactaatccaataacactatcactgcaccattgcctgcCCATCCGTGGTAAAGGAGTCACAGTAGcccgagatccatggaatcagagcatgctctgAATTTAACTTAATGCTCAgtagcactcaccccaaaaccatttcactgttttcaacattttaaatccgCTGGAGTCTACATCTGCAAAGATCTCAGAGAGATTGGTGTCcgggaaaaatgttgcaatcttcaaatcttgtccctgtaaatgaggaaagttataggtgtaattcaaggttagaaattcaagacagacaaacatttcttttcgtctgagtttgctgtgtgtaaatctttcccttctaaccccctgtaaaaggagtttccaaaatccatcagcatctgtccagaacagaaattccaaacattcactcctcctttaacctggcacagaattacttcagctgggacaaaattgcagtggaggcagttcagggaagatccagttggttgattcctgaaatgaggggttttatctttcaggttgagcagcttgggcctgtactctttggagtttagaagactgagaagtaATCCTATTGAAATatctgggaatttaagggcggcatggtggctagcactgctgcctcacagcgccagggtcccaggttcaattccggccttgggtcactgtctgtgtggagtttgcacattttctgtgcactgtctgtgtgggtttcctccaggtgctctggtttcctcccacagtccaaagactgtggttcggtggattggctatgctaaattgaccctcgtgtcaaatgcatggggttgtggggatggggcttgggtgggattgtggtcggcacagactcgatgggccaaatggcctgcttctgcactgtagggattctgtgattcatatgatataaggtgcttgacaaggtagatgctgagaggatgtttcctcaggtgtgggaatcaagtaaaaataaaggatctcaaatttaagattaagatgaagagagatcttttctctcagcgggttgttgatctttggaactctgtcttcaccagtgaggattggaggcaggtcattgaatatattcaaagctgaggttttgatCCACAGGAGAGTTAAGGGTATGGACGGGCTGGGGGtagcaaagtagacatgatcttattgaatgatgcagcaggctcaatgggccgaatgacgggctcctgtttcgaattcttattccgatgttcttggatagctgcgcatgcgccctgctacctattgtccctctgaagatagaggttctgaaccagcccccgaaaccacgcccattgtgacccgtcACAGACAGCAGCGCATGTGCCctccttccccgctgaaacaagatggcggccgataaccggggcctgttcccgagataaaagcctgggagctgtaaacccgggacctgcagggtctgATTCGGGCCGTGCAGCCTACagcggatgtttgtgaagcctccgctcgctccctccctaccccaactCCCGGCTCCACTTCTCCCGCAGCCCAACCGACTCACCCGCTGAAAAAAGCGTCTCCCGCATTCAGGACTCTGAgcagtgacactgcgcatgccccagatacagcactgcgcctgcgcaataggctcctgtggaatgactatagaacatagaacattacagcgcagtacaggcccttcggccctcaatgttgcaccgacctgtgaaacgaatctaaacccatccaacctacactattccaatctcatccatatgtttatccaatgaccctttaaatgcccttcatgttgacgagtccactactgttgcaggcagggcattccacacccttactactctctgagtaaagaacctacctctgacatctgatctatatctatcacccctcaatttaaagctatgccccctcgtgctagccatcatcatccgaggaaaaaggcttacactgtccaacttatctaatcctctgatcatcttgaatgcctctattaagtcacctcttaaacttcttctctccaacgaaaaaagcctcaagtcactcagcctttcctcataagaccttcccaccataccaggcaacatcctggtaaatctcctctgcaccctttccaatgcttccacatccttcctataatgcggcgaccagaactgtacacaatagtccaagtgcggccgcaccagagttttgtacagctgcaacatgacagcatggctccgaaactcaatccctcttctaataaaagctaacacactgtacgccttcttagcaaccctatcaatctgggtgccaactttcagggatctatgcacatggacaccgagatctctctgctcattcacactaccaagtatcttaccattagcccagtactctgtattcctgttactccttccaaagtgaatcacctcacacttttccacatcaaactccatttgccacctctcagcccagcactgcagcttatctatgtccctctgtaacctgcaacatccttccacactgtcctcaactccaccgactttagtgtcatccgcaaatttactaacccatccttctacgccctcatccagaccatttataaaaatgacaaacaaaagtggccccaaaacagatccttgcggtacactagtaactgaactccaggatgaacatttcccatcaaccaccaccctctgtcttcttacagctcgccaatttctgatccaaatctcaaaatcaccctcaatcccatgcctccgtattttctgcaatagcctaccgtggggaactttatcaaatgctttacttaaATCCAtaaacaccacatcaactgctttaccctcatccacctctttggtcaccttctcaaagaactcaataaggtttgtgaagcacgaccttcccttcacaaaaccgtgctgactatccctaatcaaattattaatttctagatgattataaatcctatctcttctaatcctttccaaaactttgcccacaacagaagtaaggctcactggtctataattaccagggttgtctctactccccttcttgaacaaggggacaacatttgctattctccagtcttctggcactattcctgtagacaatgacataaaaatcaaagccaaaggctctgcaatctcctccctagcttcccagcgaatgctaggataaatcccatccggcccaggggacttatctattttcacactttccagaattgctaacacctcctccttatgaacctcaatcccgtctagtccaatagcctgtatctcagtattctcttcgacaacattgtctttttcctgtgtgaatactgacgaaaaatattcatttagcgcctctcctatctcttcagactccacgcacaacttcccactactgtccttgactggccctaatcttaccctagtcattcttttattcctgacatacctgtagaaagcgttaggattttccttgatcctacctgccaaagacttctcatgtcccctcctggctcttcttagctctctcttcagctccttcctggcgaacttgtaactctcaagcgcccttactgagccttcacgtctcatctttacataagtctccttcttcctcttcacaagagattcaacttctttagtaaaccacggttcccccgCTCGACCActacctccttgcctgacaggtacatacttatcaaggacacgcagtagctgttcattgaacaagctccacatttcaattgcgcCCATCCCctacagatttcttccccatcctgtgcatcctaaatctcgcctaatcgcatcataatttcctttcccccagctataatacTTGCCCTGCGgtgtatacctatccctttccattgctgaagtaaacgtaaccgaattgtggtcactatcaccaaagtgctcacctacctccaaatctaacacctggcctggttcattacccagtaccaaatccaatgtgacctcgcctcttgttggcctatctacatactgtgtcagcaaaccctcctgcacacattggacaaaaactgacccatctaaagtactcgaactatagcttttccagtcaatatttgtaaagttaaagtcccccataacaactgccctgttactttcgctcctatccagaatcatctctgcaatcctttcctctacatctctggaacttttcggagacctatagaaaactcccatcagggtgacctctcctttcctgtttctaacctcagcccatactacctcaggagacgagtcctcatcaaacgtcctttctgccaccgtaatactatccttgactaacaatgccgcacctcctcctcttttaccaccttccctgatcttactgaaacatctaaaccccggaacctgcaacaaccattcctgtccctgctctatccatgtccccgaaatggccacaacatcgaagtcccaggtaccagcccatgctgcaagttcacccacgttattccggatgctcctggcattgaagtagacacacttcaaagcaccttcctgcctgccggtacactcctgcgaccttgaaatcttattcatcacctcaccactcacatcctcctgtacactggagcagaaatccaggttcccacccccctgccgaattagtttaaaccctcccgaagagcattagcaaatttcccccccaggatattagtacccctctggtccaggtgaagaccatcccatttgtagaggtcccacctacctcaGAATGAgcgccaattatccaggtatctaaatccttccctcctgcaccattcctgtagccacgtgttcaactgctctctctccctattcctctcctcactagcacgtggcacgggtaacaaaccagagataacaactctatttgttctcgctctaagcttccaccctaactccctgaatttctgccttacatccccatctcttttcctacctatgtcattggtgcctgtgtggaccacaacttggggctggtccccttcccccttaaggatcttgaaaacacgatctgagacatcaaagaccctggcacctgggaggcaacacaccagccgcgagtccctCACGCTCACAGAATCTccgatctgtccccctaactatgcagttcccaatgactaatgctctactcctccccccctttcccttctgagcaacagggacagactctgtgccagagacctgtaccccatggcttacccctggtaagtcgcCCTCCCCAACaggatccaaaatggtatacttgttatacagaggaacggccacaggggatcgctgcactgtcTGCTTCTTACCctttctaacagtcacccaagtatcctcattcctaggagtatgaacctccctgtagcttttatctataactgtctctgcctcccgaatgatcctgagttcatccagttccaactccagatccctaacacggtcttcaaggagctggaattgggtgcacttcctgcaggtgtactcagctgggacactaatggtgtccctcacctcacacatcccacaggaggaacattgcactgcctgcactgacatccctgctaacttcccgaactaataaatgaaagagaaaagaagaaaaagaaaaagaaagctcacctgctctcacaccgagtctttttttttaggttagaggaggagggagggtgggagactctacacgtgtagagtctcgggttacctccccgttcaaatttagtgggcaaaaaaaaaaaaacGTCCCAGGTCTCCCTACGGCTGACTTCCAGTTTCCTGTTTCTCAGGAAAAAAACAAGTCCgaaaaaagtaagtaaaaataaattcagcttatcttatcttccagttctg contains these protein-coding regions:
- the LOC144480739 gene encoding uncharacterized protein LOC144480739, with the protein product MEKPWKCADCAKRYRYPNELEAHRRNHIGERPFTCSQCGKGFTRLSILQSHQQVHTGERPFTCSQCGKGFTRLSTLQKHQRVHTGERPFTCSQCGKGFTRLSILQSHQRVHTGERPFTCSQCGKGLCDPSSLRIHQRVHTGERPFTCSQCEKGFCNPSSLLRHQRVHTGERPFTCSQCGMGFYDSSSLRIHQRVHTGERPFTCSQCGKGFTWSNQLQRHQRVHTGERPFTCSQCGKEFTRSSQLQRHHEVHTGERPFTCSQCGEGFTQSSHLLRHQRIHTGERPFICSECGKGFTQSFNLLKHQPSHTGERPFTCSSCGKGFIDSSNLVKHQRIHTGDRPFTCSDCGKGFSQSSNLIKHQRIHTGDRPFTCSMCGKGFIDSSTLHRHQRVHTGERPFTCSECGKGFSDSSNLLIHQRVHTGERPFTCSQCGKGFTRASALRNHESFHTGEGLFTCSDCGKGFAHSSLLLTHQRIHTGERPFSCSDCGRGFTQSSNLQ